The Arachis hypogaea cultivar Tifrunner chromosome 16, arahy.Tifrunner.gnm2.J5K5, whole genome shotgun sequence genome contains a region encoding:
- the LOC140180232 gene encoding uncharacterized protein, translated as MVITARVGTGLIKRILIDTGADSNIMFRNVFDALGLWDADLKTHQHGVVRLGDYFIKLDGIIALPISVGHGQGRGSTIAEFVVLRDSTAYNIILGRKTINDLGAVISTKMLVMKFVADDGSVGSIKGDLETVVACDNASLSLRKKSKEAAGVFLSDLDARVEDKPRPEPEGNLEKFRVGDTEEKFTFVNRNLPHDLKGPLIEMIRANGDLFTWTPTDMPGIDPQLMSHHLAVMAEARPVAQRRRKISQERAEEVSRQTASLLEAGFI; from the coding sequence atggtcatcacggccagagtGGGAACTGGCCTCATCAAGCGCATCCTCATAGACACCGGTGCTgactcaaatatcatgttccgcAATGTGTTCGATGCTTTAGGACTATGGGATGCCGACCTGAAAACCCACCAGCACGGTGTTGTAAGGTTAGGTGACTACTTCATCAAGCTAGACGGGATAATCGCCCTGCCGATATCAGTAGGACACGGGCAGGGACGAGGCTCGACAATAGCCGAGTTCGTGGTTCTGCGCGACTCCACAGCCTACAATATCATCCTGGGGAGGAAGACCATCAACGATCTCGGGGCAGTAATCAGCACAAAAATGCTGGTAATGAAATTCGTGGCTGACGACGGGTCCGTGGGATCCATAAAAGGAGATTTGGAAACGGTAGTCGCCTGCGACAATGCCAGTCTCTCCTTAAGGAAGAAGTCCAAGGAAGCAGCGGGAGTGTTCCTTTCCGACCTAGACGCTAGAGTCGAAGACAAACCCAGACCCGAGCCGGAAGGGAACTTGGAGAAATTCAGAGTCGGCGACACAGAGGAGAAGTTCACCTTCGTGAACAGAAACCTACCACACGACCTGAAGGGGCCCCTAATAGAAATGATCAGGGCTAACGGCGACCTATTTACATGGACGCCAACCGACATGCCGGGAATAGACCCCCAACTCATGTCACATCACTTGGCCGTGATGGCGGAGGCCAGACCGGTAGCTCAAAGAAGGAGGAAAATATCGCAAGAGCGAGCGGAGGAGGTGTCCAGGCAGACGGCTAGCCTCCTCGAAGCAGGATTTATTTGA
- the LOC112757525 gene encoding uncharacterized protein, which produces MKSPGCIKDVQRLSGRLTALSRFLGASAVRALPFFNIMKKGIVFEWTPACEEAFKHFKEILAKPPVLEKPKVGELLYLYLAITDEALSAVLVREEGKVQQPIYFVNRALQGAELRYSKLEKLALALLTSSRRLRQYFQGHQVVVRTDQGIRQVLQKPDLAGRMMTWAIELSQYDLRYEPRHAIKAQAMADFLVEVAGDPTEEAGIRWRLHVDGAFNQTSGGAGIILESSAGVIYEQSIRFEFPVSNNQAEYEDLLGGLILAREVGATSLEVCSDSQVVTSQVNGSYQARDSLLQKYLEKVKELSKQFEEVTVQHVPRERNTRAYLLSKLASTKPGAGNRSLIQGMTKEPAVALHLTKISPSWMDPITDYLENGKLPEDEKKAKMLRGRQPNMRSYKANCSKRDSASPC; this is translated from the coding sequence ATGAAGAGTCCGGGCTGCATCAAGGATGTTCAGAGGTTATCAGGTAGACTCACCGCCCTATCCCGTTTCCTCGGGGCATCGGCCGTTAGGGCGCTGCCATTTTTCAATATTATGAAAAAAGGAATAGTGTTTGAATGGACCCCAGCGTGTGAGGAAGCATTTAAACATTTCAAAGAGATCCTCGCCAAACCACCCGTGCTCGAGAAGCCCAAAGTCGGAGAACTGCTCTACCTATACCTGGCCATAACGGATGAAGCGCTGTCAGCAGTTTTGGTACGGGAAGAAGGGAAAGTTCAACAACCAATTTACTTCGTGAATAGAGCACTGCAAGGAGCAGAATTGAGATACAGCAAACTAGAGAAGCTGGCCCTAGCACTGCTAACCTCCTCCCGAAGACTACGACAGTACTTCCAGGGTCACCAAGTGGTCGTGAGAACGGATCAGGGAATCCGCCAAGTGCTCCAAAAACCTGACTtagcgggaagaatgatgacttgggccATCGAGCTATCTCAGTATGATTTGCGATACGAGCCCCGACATGCGATCAAGGCACAAGCAATGGCAGACTTCTTGGTAGAAGTAGCGGGGGACCCGACCGAGGAAGCGGGCATACGGTGGAGGctccatgtggacggagcctTCAACCAAACGTCCGGGGGTGCCGGGATCATCTTGGAAAGTTCTGCCGGGGTCATATACGAACAATCAATCAGGTTCGAGTTTCCCgtatcaaacaaccaagcagaatatgaggacCTTCTAGGCGGCTTAATCTTAGCTCGGGAAGTCGGGGCTACGAGTCTGGAAGTATGCAGCGACTCACAGGTTGTGACCtcgcaagtaaatggaagctaccaagccagagactcGCTATTACAAAAGTACTTGGAGAAGGTCAAAGAGCTGAGCAAACAGTTTGAGGAGGTCACGGTCCAACACGTTCCAAGGGAAAGGAACACACGTGCGTACCTCCTATCCAAGCTAGCGAGTACGAAACCAGGAGCCGGCAACCGGTCCCTCATTCAAGGCATGACAAAAGAACCAGCAGTTGCCCTCCACCTGACAAAGATAAGTCCCTCCTGGATGGACCCCATCACTGATTACTTAGAAAACGGCAAACTCCCTGAAGATGAGAAGAAAGCTAAAATGTTGAGAGGGAGGCAGCCAAATATGCGATCATACAAGGCCAACTGttcaaaaagggactcagccagcCCTTGCTGA